Proteins encoded within one genomic window of Pseudalkalibacillus sp. SCS-8:
- a CDS encoding EamA family transporter yields the protein MKTSAYVFIAMGAALWGLIAIFVEGLYTYGFTALQIVAIRVIVAAALLILFVLLKDPKLLRIHWRDSKYFIGTGILSIVFFNWCLFTAIKETSIAVAAILLYTAPAIVTILSRFLFHEWFTKRKMIALGMTFIGCMFVIGIVPGGASAFSLFGVLTGLGSGLGYALYSIFGKYALAKYSSLTVITYTFIIASIALIPFTGLWQMTDQLLETGVLINAGGIGFVSTVLAYMLYTIGLQFVESSRASITATVEPVVATLVGVTLFHENLTMWQIIGILLVMSAVIIVQESKKWKVQQSLAQ from the coding sequence GTGAAGACATCGGCTTATGTATTCATTGCAATGGGGGCAGCCCTATGGGGATTGATCGCCATCTTTGTTGAAGGGCTCTATACTTACGGATTCACAGCACTACAGATCGTTGCCATCCGTGTGATCGTCGCTGCTGCTCTACTCATCCTGTTTGTCTTGCTCAAAGACCCGAAGCTGTTGCGGATTCATTGGCGAGATAGTAAATATTTCATTGGAACCGGCATACTCAGCATAGTCTTTTTCAATTGGTGTCTGTTTACTGCAATTAAAGAAACGTCAATTGCAGTGGCAGCGATTTTACTCTATACCGCGCCGGCAATCGTGACGATTCTTTCGCGCTTCCTGTTCCACGAATGGTTTACCAAGCGTAAAATGATTGCTTTAGGTATGACCTTCATCGGATGTATGTTCGTAATTGGAATCGTACCAGGAGGGGCAAGTGCTTTTTCGTTATTTGGTGTCTTAACAGGTCTCGGTTCAGGGCTAGGTTATGCGCTGTACAGTATTTTTGGGAAGTACGCCCTGGCGAAATACTCTTCACTGACAGTCATCACATATACTTTTATCATAGCGTCTATTGCGCTCATTCCGTTTACAGGTCTTTGGCAAATGACGGATCAGTTGCTTGAAACGGGGGTGCTGATCAATGCAGGAGGGATCGGATTCGTTTCGACAGTCCTTGCTTATATGCTTTACACAATCGGTTTGCAGTTCGTCGAGTCCAGCCGAGCATCCATCACAGCAACAGTCGAACCGGTCGTGGCGACGCTTGTCGGTGTCACGTTATTCCATGAAAACCTCACGATGTGGCAGATCATTGGCATTCTTCTCGTCATGAGTGCGGTCATCATCGTGCAAGAATCAAAGAAATGGAAGGTACAGCAATCCTTAGCGCAATAG
- the hpaB gene encoding 4-hydroxyphenylacetate 3-monooxygenase, oxygenase component yields the protein MALINGQQYIDRINNLKPEIWVDGGQVKGNLSDHPALKGIMKSKAALYDFQNQKDKIEKMSFELAPGERAGMAFLPPKTKEDLARRRVAVQEWARTCGGLLGRSPDYLNTILMTFTQAADMLKSQDPRFCQNMLDLYEKATKEDLSFTHTFVHPQTNRARFHIEFADERVAAHITKKTTDGIIIRGARLLATQGGLTDEILVFPQGGITEFSVANGFSIPANTPGLRFIARESFDYGKSQFDHPLGSRFDELDSIVVFDDVLVPWEKIFFYENLELSRAIYDKSSFFQHTVHQVANRCIVKTEFLLGTIQLMVEAINIGGYDHVQEKVADVIIALEAMKAFVLSSEIQAKEDRWGTMTPAREPLHAALTYYAKIYPMFNDIIQKLGASGLVSIPGEKDFDSPIREDIDKYLQGANASAEDRVKIFRLAWDLSMSAFGTRQSLYEQYFFGGPLSLSKRLYMGYRRDNQMNRVRDFLKLENEKKEEGS from the coding sequence ATGGCACTTATCAATGGGCAACAATACATTGATCGCATCAACAACTTGAAACCGGAAATTTGGGTCGATGGCGGACAAGTGAAGGGGAATTTGTCAGATCACCCTGCTTTAAAAGGAATCATGAAAAGCAAGGCTGCTCTATATGACTTTCAGAACCAGAAGGATAAGATTGAAAAGATGTCGTTTGAATTGGCACCCGGTGAACGCGCAGGGATGGCTTTCCTTCCTCCAAAGACGAAAGAGGATCTGGCGAGAAGAAGAGTTGCGGTTCAAGAGTGGGCACGCACGTGCGGAGGGTTGCTGGGTCGATCGCCTGATTATTTGAACACCATTCTGATGACCTTCACCCAGGCTGCAGATATGCTGAAATCACAGGACCCGAGATTTTGCCAGAACATGCTTGATTTATACGAAAAAGCGACAAAAGAGGATTTATCTTTTACACATACATTCGTACATCCACAAACGAACAGAGCGCGTTTTCATATTGAATTTGCTGATGAGAGGGTTGCCGCCCATATTACGAAAAAGACGACAGACGGGATCATCATTCGAGGAGCTCGCTTGTTGGCTACCCAAGGCGGATTGACAGATGAAATATTGGTCTTTCCACAGGGTGGCATAACCGAGTTCAGTGTCGCTAACGGCTTCTCGATTCCAGCAAATACACCAGGACTCCGTTTCATAGCAAGGGAGTCATTTGACTATGGGAAATCCCAATTCGATCACCCGCTCGGATCCAGGTTCGACGAATTGGACTCGATTGTCGTATTTGATGATGTCCTCGTCCCATGGGAGAAAATCTTCTTTTATGAGAACCTGGAGCTATCAAGGGCTATATACGATAAATCAAGCTTCTTCCAGCATACGGTCCACCAGGTCGCCAACCGTTGCATCGTCAAAACAGAATTTCTGCTCGGTACGATTCAACTCATGGTCGAAGCAATCAATATTGGAGGATATGACCATGTGCAGGAAAAAGTGGCTGATGTCATCATCGCATTGGAAGCAATGAAAGCCTTTGTCCTTTCATCAGAAATCCAAGCGAAAGAGGATCGATGGGGTACAATGACACCTGCGAGAGAGCCACTTCATGCAGCTCTCACCTATTATGCAAAGATCTATCCAATGTTCAATGATATCATTCAAAAGCTTGGCGCAAGCGGACTTGTATCGATTCCAGGGGAAAAGGATTTCGATTCACCGATTCGTGAGGACATCGACAAGTATCTCCAAGGTGCAAATGCAAGTGCGGAGGATCGCGTGAAAATCTTCCGGCTCGCATGGGATTTATCCATGAGTGCTTTCGGCACGAGACAATCTCTCTATGAACAATATTTCTTCGGTGGTCCTTTAAGTTTATCCAAACGATTATATATGGGCTATCGACGAGATAACCAAATGAACAGGGTCAGAGATTTCTTGAAACTGGAAAACGAGAAGAAAGAAGAAGGCAGCTGA
- a CDS encoding GNAT family protein, with protein MWGQPVTLEGERVTIRPMEAEDVKDLYEAGRDPQIWTYMPRNIQSLKDMEMLVDEALKRKAQGSEFPFVIYDHKQEMLVGSTRFLDISEKDRHLEIGWTWLSPSVWRTSVNTQCKYLLMKHCFENLAAVRVQLKTDARNIRSQNAIDRIGGIREGVLRKVVMMPDGHMRDTVYYSILEEEWPKVKEKLERTMLDYRMSL; from the coding sequence ATGTGGGGACAACCCGTCACACTTGAAGGTGAGCGTGTAACCATTCGACCGATGGAAGCTGAAGACGTTAAGGACTTGTACGAAGCAGGACGAGACCCTCAAATTTGGACTTACATGCCGAGGAATATTCAGTCTTTAAAAGATATGGAAATGCTTGTCGATGAGGCTTTGAAACGAAAAGCACAAGGCTCTGAATTCCCGTTCGTCATCTACGATCACAAGCAGGAAATGCTGGTCGGCAGCACCCGTTTTCTTGATATCTCTGAGAAAGACCGACATCTCGAAATTGGCTGGACATGGTTATCCCCGTCCGTTTGGCGAACGAGTGTCAATACACAATGTAAATACTTATTGATGAAGCATTGCTTCGAAAACCTTGCTGCTGTAAGGGTACAATTAAAAACAGATGCTCGGAATATCCGATCGCAAAATGCCATTGATCGCATTGGTGGTATTCGTGAAGGCGTTTTGCGCAAGGTCGTTATGATGCCGGATGGCCATATGCGAGATACCGTGTATTACAGCATCCTTGAGGAAGAATGGCCGAAGGTGAAGGAAAAGCTGGAACGTACGATGCTTGATTATCGAATGTCCTTGTAA
- a CDS encoding response regulator transcription factor, giving the protein MNILVIEDNDSVCSMLEMFFSKEGYNGEFIQDGSKGYARFQQGDWDLVILDWMLPGMDGVTICRKIREESRVPVIMLTAKDSESDQVLGLELGADDYVTKPFSPLALMARIKAVARRYQMKTEPNHLHIIETNHLSINKDTRDVFLDGVRVDDLTPKEFELLYYLAKNHRQVFSREQLLERVWGYQFYGDERTVDVHIKRLRKKVGSKANPVIHTVWGVGYKFDETVSSNED; this is encoded by the coding sequence GTGAACATATTAGTGATCGAGGACAACGACAGTGTCTGTTCCATGCTTGAGATGTTTTTTTCAAAAGAGGGATATAATGGCGAATTCATCCAGGATGGTTCAAAGGGTTATGCACGCTTTCAACAAGGTGATTGGGACCTTGTCATTCTGGATTGGATGCTTCCTGGTATGGATGGTGTGACGATCTGCAGGAAAATCAGAGAAGAGAGCAGGGTTCCCGTTATCATGCTTACTGCAAAGGACAGTGAATCCGATCAGGTGCTTGGATTGGAACTAGGGGCTGATGATTATGTTACGAAACCGTTCAGTCCGCTTGCACTGATGGCAAGAATTAAAGCAGTTGCCCGCAGGTACCAGATGAAGACTGAGCCAAATCATCTCCATATCATCGAAACGAACCATCTCTCCATCAATAAGGATACACGGGATGTTTTCCTCGATGGGGTGCGGGTTGACGATCTTACTCCAAAAGAGTTCGAACTCCTCTATTATCTAGCTAAAAATCACCGACAAGTTTTCTCGAGGGAACAGCTGCTCGAGCGAGTGTGGGGCTATCAATTTTACGGTGACGAACGGACAGTGGATGTCCATATCAAGCGCTTGAGGAAAAAGGTCGGTTCTAAGGCTAATCCTGTCATTCATACCGTTTGGGGGGTTGGTTACAAATTCGATGAGACGGTGAGTTCAAATGAGGATTAA
- a CDS encoding HAMP domain-containing sensor histidine kinase has product MRIKYFHQLLGSHISILIIAFLLLSILFTRFVEGYVFQNKVNELKSYGNQIVYESPVFDEKPGAKMAFAAYVELLRARDVRFVKFDQKGAILSPNKAISGLRLSGAEWAKLHEGEVVSVKQDLRRFDQDVTMVAFPKMNGDELVGGVLLISPISGTRQFIQQLNKYLTVTMVVSLGVAFLISWFLSKYHGRRILRLRNAASEIAAGNYEVEVPYKKSDEIGELTKDFNAMTKQLKASNEEILRLEARRRKFLSDVSHEMRTPLTTIRGVIEGIRNEMIPDKDRDKSMELVEKETRRLIRLVNENLDYEKIRSSQVVLEKESIPLREVFEVIKEQLSFQADDKKNEVVLSVAGDLTVFADYDRLVQILLNITQNSMQFTTDGRIELRGKKGNGETVIEIEDTGIGIDAKDIESIWDRFYKADLSRKNNPLGEFGLGLSIVKQLVELHDGTIDVESSKGKGTKFKIILPDSN; this is encoded by the coding sequence ATGAGGATTAAGTACTTCCACCAGCTCCTTGGAAGCCATATCAGCATATTGATCATTGCGTTTTTACTGCTTAGTATCCTTTTTACTCGTTTTGTGGAAGGGTACGTGTTTCAGAACAAAGTGAATGAATTGAAAAGCTATGGGAACCAAATTGTGTATGAGAGCCCAGTCTTTGATGAGAAACCAGGGGCGAAAATGGCTTTTGCAGCGTATGTGGAATTATTACGTGCAAGAGACGTACGGTTTGTGAAGTTCGATCAAAAGGGAGCCATCCTTTCTCCGAACAAAGCGATTTCAGGCTTGAGACTTTCGGGCGCAGAGTGGGCAAAGCTTCATGAGGGAGAGGTCGTGTCTGTAAAACAAGATTTAAGACGTTTCGATCAGGACGTGACGATGGTCGCGTTCCCGAAAATGAATGGGGACGAGCTCGTGGGTGGAGTACTGCTTATATCACCAATTAGTGGAACGAGGCAGTTCATCCAACAGTTGAATAAGTATCTTACCGTTACGATGGTTGTTTCGTTAGGCGTTGCGTTCCTGATAAGCTGGTTCTTATCCAAGTATCACGGCAGAAGAATTCTACGGTTACGGAATGCAGCTTCTGAAATTGCTGCAGGCAACTATGAGGTTGAAGTCCCCTATAAAAAGTCAGATGAAATCGGTGAGTTGACGAAGGATTTCAATGCAATGACGAAGCAATTGAAGGCGTCCAATGAAGAAATCTTGCGACTGGAAGCACGAAGGAGAAAATTCCTGAGCGATGTATCCCATGAAATGCGGACTCCTTTGACGACGATTCGTGGCGTGATTGAAGGGATCCGAAACGAAATGATACCGGATAAAGATCGGGATAAGTCGATGGAGCTTGTGGAAAAGGAAACGAGAAGGCTGATCCGGCTCGTTAATGAAAACCTTGATTATGAAAAAATCCGTTCAAGTCAGGTCGTCCTTGAAAAGGAATCGATCCCTTTACGCGAGGTTTTTGAAGTCATTAAAGAACAGCTGTCTTTTCAGGCGGATGATAAAAAAAATGAAGTCGTGTTATCGGTGGCTGGTGATTTGACGGTATTCGCGGATTACGATCGGCTTGTCCAGATTTTATTGAACATCACCCAGAACAGTATGCAATTTACGACGGACGGTAGGATTGAATTGCGTGGGAAGAAAGGCAATGGGGAAACGGTCATTGAAATTGAAGACACAGGCATTGGTATCGACGCAAAAGACATCGAATCGATCTGGGATCGGTTTTATAAAGCGGATTTGTCTCGTAAGAATAATCCTTTAGGGGAATTCGGACTTGGATTATCCATCGTGAAGCAGCTCGTCGAATTGCATGATGGGACAATCGACGTTGAAAGCTCGAAAGGGAAGGGGACGAAATTCAAGATCATCCTACCAGACTCGAATTAA
- a CDS encoding TetR/AcrR family transcriptional regulator yields MTAQIGKREAAKQAKRKRILEEATYLFSSRGYKETTIQKIAEASEISFGSVFTYFETKEKLLEAAILEPLEEVRNHLLVIDYETEDVLGELRRLISRNIQLFSTNRVYLQLIQQVLGRPESHEEYEEIARVLDNFFNEFVQKVIPLIEKGQQQGRLKTQDPEVIAMAYFGFLNGIRLTMGLDEDHILWEKFIEPAYQLFGPIE; encoded by the coding sequence ATGACAGCACAAATAGGAAAGAGAGAAGCAGCTAAGCAAGCGAAACGAAAACGTATTTTGGAGGAAGCGACCTACTTATTTTCTAGCAGAGGATATAAAGAAACGACCATACAAAAGATTGCAGAGGCTTCAGAAATCAGTTTCGGAAGTGTGTTCACCTATTTCGAGACAAAGGAAAAGCTACTGGAAGCGGCTATCTTGGAACCCCTTGAAGAAGTCAGAAACCATCTGCTTGTCATTGACTATGAAACAGAAGATGTATTAGGCGAGCTCAGACGTTTAATATCGAGGAACATTCAATTGTTTTCTACAAATCGAGTCTATCTCCAGCTCATCCAGCAAGTGTTGGGAAGACCTGAAAGTCATGAAGAATACGAAGAAATTGCGAGGGTATTGGATAACTTTTTCAATGAATTTGTACAAAAAGTGATTCCTCTCATTGAGAAAGGTCAACAACAAGGACGATTGAAAACACAAGATCCCGAGGTGATCGCCATGGCTTATTTCGGTTTTCTCAATGGAATCCGGTTAACGATGGGACTCGATGAAGATCACATTCTATGGGAAAAGTTCATTGAGCCAGCCTACCAATTATTTGGTCCGATTGAATAG
- a CDS encoding MFS transporter, translating to MKFRELHPNIQLRIIVQFLSMLATTSIIPFLAIYFAKTIGETLTGIFYVVVILSGVIGGLIGGHLSDQIGRKKLMVVSELMVMLTYIGITMVNAPWLESPYATIALFIVNMFFSGIFIPAAQAMIIDVSSTENRKYIYAISYWATNVATALGGMIGAFLFADYKFYLFIFISTVTGLSFLTTLLFIKETHTPRRIQPHERKPVQKPSILHTYSRVFKDKVFLLYITASIFILSIELHLTNYIGVRLEKQMNVQTLFSFQDWEFAVDGIRMLGFLKTENTVLVALFAGAVTLIIKRYHDRLNFNLGASLFVGGFTVASFSLNPWVLLLAIGLASFGELMYIPIKQSSLANLAPDNARSSYMAIDGFTYYFASIIGALFITLSTFVSPVMMSLIIFTSGLAGMYFFNKVITQVQLKTNTSSQEKAV from the coding sequence ATGAAATTCCGTGAGCTACATCCGAATATCCAATTGAGGATCATCGTACAATTTCTTTCAATGCTAGCTACTACGTCCATCATTCCCTTTCTAGCCATTTACTTTGCCAAGACGATTGGTGAAACGTTGACAGGAATCTTTTACGTCGTGGTAATTCTATCTGGAGTTATCGGAGGTTTGATCGGAGGACACCTGTCGGATCAGATCGGACGTAAGAAATTGATGGTGGTTTCAGAATTGATGGTAATGCTCACCTATATAGGGATAACGATGGTGAACGCTCCCTGGCTTGAGAGTCCTTATGCTACCATCGCCCTCTTTATCGTGAATATGTTTTTCAGCGGTATATTCATTCCTGCTGCTCAAGCGATGATCATTGATGTAAGCTCGACGGAAAATCGAAAATACATCTATGCGATCTCTTATTGGGCAACAAACGTAGCGACTGCACTAGGTGGAATGATCGGAGCCTTCCTTTTTGCGGATTATAAATTTTATCTGTTCATATTCATCTCAACTGTTACTGGACTTTCATTTTTAACGACCCTATTATTCATCAAGGAAACACATACCCCCAGAAGAATCCAACCTCATGAACGGAAGCCTGTACAAAAGCCTTCCATTTTACACACCTATTCCCGGGTATTCAAAGATAAAGTTTTTTTACTATACATCACAGCTAGTATTTTTATCTTATCGATTGAATTGCATTTAACGAATTATATTGGCGTCCGACTGGAAAAGCAGATGAACGTACAGACTTTGTTTTCTTTTCAGGATTGGGAGTTTGCAGTAGACGGAATTCGAATGCTCGGCTTTCTTAAGACGGAAAATACAGTCCTCGTTGCTTTATTCGCTGGTGCTGTGACGCTCATCATCAAACGATACCACGATCGGTTGAATTTTAACCTTGGAGCTTCTTTATTCGTGGGTGGCTTTACAGTAGCGAGCTTCAGTTTAAACCCATGGGTGCTATTATTGGCGATCGGTCTTGCCTCCTTTGGAGAGCTGATGTACATTCCGATCAAGCAGTCTTCGTTAGCCAATCTGGCACCTGATAACGCGCGGAGCTCTTATATGGCGATTGATGGATTCACCTATTATTTCGCTTCCATTATTGGAGCGTTGTTCATCACACTCAGTACATTCGTCAGTCCTGTCATGATGTCACTCATCATTTTCACTTCCGGCCTCGCAGGAATGTATTTCTTCAACAAGGTCATAACGCAAGTGCAACTTAAAACAAATACAAGTAGTCAGGAGAAGGCGGTTTAA
- a CDS encoding sigma-54 interaction domain-containing protein → MLETDFQIENQILEAIIDNAFEWVVVVDKDGFIRFMNKTYCAFLEVDPEAVIGMHVTDVIENTRMHIVARTGEKEIADLQFIKGNYMIANRIPIHHDGKVVAALGTVIFRDTEQWKKMNSHIKSLFSELDYYRKEWSANNGAKYSLSDLVGTSDSMLELKSRVKQISSGDISILIRGESGTGKELFAHSIHQLSERSNAPFVKVNCAAIPDHLLESELFGYVEGAFTGAKKGGKVGKFILANGGTLFLDEVGDMPLSMQAKLLRVLQEKEIEPIGATETEKVNVRIIAATNRPLEKMVQEKLFREDLFYRINGFQLYIPSLRERKSDVEPLIEHFLEKVTRRTGKRIHAIEESVMQVMLKHNWPGNIRELENVIEAAVHLTNDETIRSDSLPDYLTDEEMLPIRNKSLKQLVEQTERRAIVEALDRHDGNKIAASQALGIGKSSLYEKLNKYDLL, encoded by the coding sequence ATGCTGGAAACGGACTTTCAAATCGAAAATCAAATTCTTGAAGCAATCATCGATAATGCTTTTGAATGGGTCGTCGTCGTCGATAAAGATGGCTTCATTCGTTTTATGAACAAAACCTATTGTGCGTTCCTTGAAGTTGATCCGGAAGCCGTTATCGGAATGCATGTGACAGATGTCATCGAAAACACAAGGATGCACATTGTCGCCCGAACAGGAGAAAAGGAAATTGCGGATTTGCAATTCATCAAAGGGAATTATATGATTGCGAATCGCATTCCAATTCATCATGATGGGAAAGTCGTCGCTGCACTCGGAACGGTCATCTTCAGAGATACTGAGCAATGGAAAAAGATGAACAGCCATATAAAGAGCCTTTTTTCAGAGCTGGACTATTACCGTAAGGAGTGGTCGGCAAACAATGGCGCAAAGTACTCCCTTTCAGATTTGGTCGGAACCTCTGACTCGATGCTTGAATTGAAAAGCAGGGTGAAGCAGATCTCTTCAGGAGACATCTCAATTCTGATTAGAGGTGAAAGTGGAACGGGAAAGGAGCTGTTTGCTCATAGCATTCATCAGCTTAGTGAACGTAGTAACGCTCCGTTTGTTAAGGTGAACTGTGCTGCCATCCCTGATCACTTACTGGAGTCTGAGCTGTTCGGCTATGTCGAAGGGGCGTTTACCGGTGCGAAGAAAGGCGGTAAGGTCGGCAAGTTCATCCTGGCGAATGGCGGTACGTTGTTTTTGGATGAAGTAGGGGACATGCCTTTGAGTATGCAGGCGAAATTACTCCGAGTACTGCAGGAGAAGGAAATTGAACCGATTGGTGCAACTGAAACGGAAAAAGTCAACGTGCGGATCATTGCAGCAACGAACCGTCCTTTAGAAAAAATGGTGCAGGAAAAGCTGTTTCGTGAAGATCTCTTTTACAGGATCAATGGGTTCCAGCTGTACATTCCATCCTTAAGAGAACGGAAATCGGATGTAGAGCCTTTAATTGAACATTTCCTCGAAAAAGTGACCCGAAGGACGGGCAAGCGAATCCATGCGATTGAAGAGAGCGTAATGCAAGTGATGTTGAAGCATAACTGGCCAGGTAATATAAGGGAGCTCGAAAATGTGATTGAAGCTGCTGTGCATCTAACCAATGATGAAACAATCCGTTCGGATTCACTTCCCGATTATTTGACGGACGAAGAAATGCTCCCGATCCGGAACAAATCACTAAAGCAGCTAGTTGAACAGACTGAACGCCGAGCGATTGTGGAAGCCCTTGATCGGCATGATGGGAACAAAATCGCAGCATCGCAGGCGTTAGGCATTGGCAAGTCCAGCCTTTATGAAAAATTAAATAAATATGATTTGTTATGA
- a CDS encoding GntP family permease has product MLSMIGLLGGLVLLIILTMRGMNLLVVAPFCALLVAVLSGLPLFPQLAGENEANLVSNYMGGFSGFVAAWFLMFLLGAIFGKVMEDSGAADSVSKWIVEKLGMKQAVLAIVLACAILTYGGVSLFVVAFSVYPMAVGLFKQANLPRRFIPAALAFGSVTFTMTSAGSPEIQNWIPIEYLGTSPYAGWEVSAIVALFMAGFGYWWLRKMISRAVAKGEVFEAREDDPKVAEKELPHPVAGMLPLVVVLIISYLFHDSLEQSALIVALLGGVVAAFLLNRKYFTDFWEAVSAGTLGALIAIGNTAAVVGFGGVAKVVPAFDTAVEAMTNIPGSPLIGGAIAVSVIAGMTGSASGGQAIALPILAPHYIDAGVNAEALHRTVAISSGALDSLPHNGYVVTTIRAICGETHQAAYGAVGALTVIVPLLGLALAVILFSVGLGI; this is encoded by the coding sequence ATGTTAAGCATGATTGGTTTGCTAGGGGGCCTCGTCTTATTGATCATCCTTACGATGAGAGGGATGAATTTGTTGGTCGTTGCTCCGTTCTGTGCATTATTGGTTGCCGTGCTAAGTGGACTTCCACTTTTTCCGCAGCTTGCTGGCGAAAATGAAGCGAATCTCGTCAGTAATTACATGGGAGGATTTTCAGGTTTTGTCGCTGCCTGGTTCTTAATGTTCCTTCTCGGTGCAATTTTCGGGAAGGTGATGGAGGATAGCGGAGCAGCAGATAGCGTTTCGAAATGGATCGTGGAGAAGCTTGGCATGAAGCAAGCTGTTCTCGCCATCGTATTAGCTTGTGCGATTTTGACATATGGCGGAGTTAGCTTGTTCGTCGTCGCGTTTTCGGTCTATCCGATGGCAGTAGGGCTTTTCAAGCAGGCAAATCTTCCGCGACGGTTCATTCCGGCGGCACTCGCGTTCGGCTCTGTCACATTTACGATGACGTCCGCAGGCTCTCCGGAAATCCAGAACTGGATTCCGATCGAATATTTGGGTACGAGTCCATATGCCGGCTGGGAGGTCAGCGCAATCGTAGCTTTATTCATGGCCGGCTTTGGTTACTGGTGGCTGAGAAAAATGATATCAAGGGCAGTTGCCAAAGGGGAAGTGTTCGAAGCTAGGGAAGACGATCCGAAAGTCGCAGAAAAGGAGCTGCCTCATCCGGTTGCAGGGATGCTCCCGCTTGTCGTCGTCCTGATCATTTCATACCTTTTCCACGATTCGCTTGAGCAGTCCGCATTGATTGTCGCCCTGCTCGGTGGAGTCGTTGCCGCTTTCCTGTTAAACCGGAAATATTTCACGGATTTCTGGGAAGCGGTTTCTGCAGGTACGCTCGGTGCATTGATTGCTATTGGAAACACGGCCGCTGTCGTCGGATTTGGCGGTGTTGCGAAAGTCGTCCCGGCCTTCGATACAGCGGTGGAAGCGATGACGAACATTCCGGGAAGTCCGCTCATCGGTGGAGCGATTGCTGTCAGTGTGATTGCTGGTATGACGGGCTCGGCTTCCGGTGGACAGGCGATTGCGTTGCCGATACTAGCACCGCATTACATTGATGCGGGTGTCAATGCCGAAGCGCTCCATCGAACCGTAGCGATTTCATCCGGTGCACTTGATTCATTACCGCACAATGGTTATGTCGTGACGACGATCCGTGCGATTTGTGGGGAAACACATCAGGCAGCTTATGGGGCAGTTGGTGCATTGACCGTAATCGTACCCCTACTCGGGCTTGCTTTAGCGGTCATTTTATTCTCAGTCGGTCTCGGTATTTAA
- a CDS encoding 3-hydroxybutyrate dehydrogenase produces MVQEKVVYITGAASGIGYELAKSFAEQGAKMVLTDLNEEGVLKAAEELVGKGYQAVGMKCDVTKEDEVKSTIEKTVEEFGRIDILVNNAGLQHIASVEDFPTEKFELLTRVMLVAPFLATKHALPYMKKQKFGRILNMSSINGLVGFAGKAAYNSAKHGVIGLTKVTALEAAEYGVTVNAICPGYIDTPLVQNQLADLAENRGVSKEQVMEDVIYPLVPQKRLLSVKEIADYTLFLASDQAKGVTGQAVVIDGGYTAQ; encoded by the coding sequence GTGGTTCAAGAGAAAGTCGTTTATATCACAGGAGCTGCTAGCGGCATCGGTTATGAGCTGGCAAAGTCTTTTGCAGAACAAGGCGCAAAGATGGTGTTGACCGATCTGAACGAAGAAGGTGTGTTGAAGGCTGCAGAAGAGCTTGTTGGGAAAGGATATCAGGCAGTCGGCATGAAATGTGATGTGACGAAAGAGGATGAAGTGAAATCAACAATCGAGAAGACCGTCGAGGAGTTTGGTCGGATTGATATTCTCGTCAACAATGCGGGTCTTCAGCATATTGCTTCGGTTGAGGATTTCCCGACCGAAAAATTTGAATTGCTTACGCGTGTGATGCTCGTCGCTCCTTTCCTGGCGACGAAACATGCGCTCCCATATATGAAAAAACAGAAGTTCGGGCGCATTTTGAACATGTCTTCCATTAATGGATTGGTTGGTTTTGCTGGAAAAGCGGCCTATAACAGTGCGAAGCATGGCGTCATTGGTCTGACGAAGGTGACGGCACTCGAAGCGGCAGAGTATGGTGTGACGGTGAATGCGATTTGTCCAGGATATATCGATACGCCGCTTGTCCAGAATCAATTGGCGGATTTAGCGGAGAACCGCGGTGTATCCAAGGAACAAGTGATGGAGGATGTCATTTATCCGCTCGTGCCGCAAAAACGGCTGCTATCTGTGAAAGAAATTGCTGATTACACGTTATTCCTGGCAAGTGACCAGGCAAAAGGTGTTACAGGCCAGGCTGTCGTAATCGACGGGGGTTACACTGCACAATAA